CTTACTTTCGCGCCTTTCGGGAAAGAGATTCTTTAATCAGGCAGACTCTTCGAAGATAATGGTGTTCTGAAACGGATCGATCACGGTCATCAATAGCACTTCCGGGTTCCAGTCGGCCCGCTCCAGGCCGGGGTTCATGTATTTATAGTCTTTCCCGCCCAGTTTCGAATGGAAGGCTTTTAAACCTTTAAACTCGGTGATGCTGATCCGGGAGCCGGGCGTGCCGTCACCATGGTGCTCAGACAGATCGATTTGTACATCACCTTTGGCAATGCGC
This window of the Chitinophaga varians genome carries:
- a CDS encoding glyoxalase superfamily protein, yielding MNQILMSRIIPIFRMFDYARAIQFYVDWLEFEILWEHKPEGAPIYMRIAKGDVQIDLSEHHGDGTPGSRISITEFKGLKAFHSKLGGKDYKYMNPGLERADWNPEVLLMTVIDPFQNTIIFEESA